The following are encoded together in the Planococcus antarcticus DSM 14505 genome:
- a CDS encoding glycerophosphodiester phosphodiesterase, whose amino-acid sequence MKHLKKFSFSLLVLLLFVTAVSMNSTVAWGQTKEAEINANRFLNIAHRGASGHAPEHTLVSYEISKGMHGDYIEVDLQMTKDGVLIAMHDEKVDRTTDGSGYVKDMTLAEIKRLDAGSWFNAAYPEKAGTEYEGLQVPTLEEVIETFGKGSRYYIETKAPDVYPGMEKELVRVLKKYKLSGQNAQSSKVLIQSFSQESLLTMQSLDPAIPLVQLISYSKPAMISDVELSYIKGYAVGVGMSHTKIDRAYVEQVRNHGLLIHPYTVNERADMERLIDWGVTGMFTNYPDLLEAVLKNK is encoded by the coding sequence ATGAAGCATTTGAAGAAATTTTCGTTTAGCTTGTTGGTATTATTGCTGTTCGTTACAGCTGTCTCAATGAATTCAACGGTGGCATGGGGCCAGACAAAAGAAGCTGAGATTAATGCCAATAGGTTTTTGAATATCGCACACCGAGGAGCATCCGGCCATGCCCCAGAACATACATTAGTTTCTTATGAAATAAGCAAAGGGATGCATGGTGATTATATAGAAGTCGATCTGCAGATGACAAAAGACGGCGTTCTAATTGCAATGCATGATGAGAAAGTTGATCGAACAACTGATGGTTCAGGCTATGTTAAAGACATGACGCTCGCTGAAATCAAGAGATTGGATGCGGGTTCTTGGTTTAACGCAGCCTATCCTGAAAAAGCTGGGACGGAGTATGAAGGATTACAAGTGCCAACTCTTGAGGAAGTGATTGAAACTTTCGGCAAAGGTTCCCGTTATTACATTGAAACAAAAGCTCCGGATGTTTATCCAGGAATGGAGAAAGAACTTGTGAGGGTCTTGAAAAAGTATAAGTTGAGTGGACAAAATGCACAGTCAAGTAAAGTTCTTATACAGTCCTTCAGTCAGGAAAGTTTGCTGACAATGCAAAGCTTGGACCCTGCAATTCCATTGGTTCAACTGATTTCTTATTCAAAACCAGCGATGATTTCAGATGTTGAGCTTAGTTACATTAAAGGATATGCTGTTGGAGTGGGCATGAGTCATACGAAAATCGACCGAGCCTATGTGGAGCAGGTACGAAATCACGGGCTTCTGATCCATCCCTATACGGTCAATGAACGTGCAGATATGGAGCGCTTGATCGACTGGGGCGTAACGGGGATGTTCACCAATTACCCGGACCTTCTGGAAGCAGTATTGAAAAATAAGTAA
- a CDS encoding PTS sugar transporter subunit IIB: MKIMVVCGNGLGSSFIMELNVKKALKELGKTAEVDHTDLTSAKSVQADVFIGAADIMGQLDDGSRTIVNLENMMSIPEIKSKLEPHLA; this comes from the coding sequence ATGAAAATCATGGTAGTGTGTGGAAACGGATTAGGAAGCAGTTTTATTATGGAATTGAATGTCAAGAAAGCATTAAAGGAATTAGGAAAAACAGCGGAAGTGGATCACACAGATTTGACTTCAGCTAAATCAGTGCAGGCAGATGTTTTTATCGGAGCAGCGGATATCATGGGGCAATTGGATGACGGAAGCCGAACCATCGTCAATTTAGAGAACATGATGAGCATCCCGGAAATTAAATCAAAACTAGAGCCACACCTAGCTTAA
- a CDS encoding helix-hairpin-helix domain-containing protein: protein MKKNPTEEEPEFPRSIGKPSQRALLTAGYLRLQDLTSATEQDLLQLHGFGSKALSILRPTLAEHGLSFKE, encoded by the coding sequence ATGAAAAAAAACCCAACTGAAGAGGAGCCTGAATTTCCGAGAAGTATCGGCAAACCGTCACAACGCGCGCTTTTGACCGCGGGCTATCTGCGTCTACAGGATTTGACTTCAGCAACCGAGCAGGATTTGCTCCAACTGCATGGCTTTGGCTCAAAAGCGTTGAGCATTCTTCGACCAACTCTTGCTGAGCACGGGCTGAGTTTCAAAGAATGA
- the phnE gene encoding phosphonate ABC transporter, permease protein PhnE: MWFKKSNFIIVLIVLVLIYFSMRITEFDLSKFRDFRNMIDFLSQWWPMDFSKLPGMVEDTFETLAMAFLGSVFGLLIALPISFIAARNTAPSKSLFHFTRVALSFVRSIPEIVFGLILLTTLGLGPFPAVIAIMFHNVGVFGKLVSELIEAADPGPQEAMRAVGAKKWLANLFSILPQIWPNVLSQFFYRFEVAIRTSLILGFIGGGGIGQRLFNDFKTFQYSSVSLDVLIIMIMVIAIDFLASTIRNRVI; encoded by the coding sequence TTGTGGTTTAAAAAAAGTAATTTCATTATAGTGCTAATTGTCCTGGTGTTGATATATTTCAGCATGCGGATTACGGAATTCGATTTGTCTAAATTTAGGGATTTCCGCAACATGATTGATTTCTTGTCCCAATGGTGGCCAATGGACTTTTCCAAGCTGCCGGGCATGGTAGAAGATACGTTCGAGACCTTGGCAATGGCTTTTCTCGGCAGTGTTTTTGGCTTATTGATCGCTTTGCCAATCAGCTTTATTGCGGCGCGCAATACAGCGCCATCCAAGTCCCTGTTCCATTTCACCCGTGTGGCACTCAGTTTTGTGCGTTCCATCCCTGAAATCGTCTTCGGACTTATTTTATTGACTACGCTCGGCCTTGGACCTTTTCCAGCAGTCATTGCCATCATGTTCCATAATGTTGGTGTTTTTGGAAAACTTGTCTCAGAACTGATTGAAGCTGCCGATCCTGGCCCTCAGGAAGCTATGCGGGCCGTTGGCGCAAAAAAATGGCTGGCTAATCTGTTTAGTATCCTACCGCAAATCTGGCCGAACGTATTGTCCCAATTTTTCTATCGTTTTGAAGTTGCCATTCGTACATCGCTTATCCTAGGCTTTATCGGTGGCGGCGGAATCGGCCAACGCTTGTTTAATGACTTTAAAACCTTTCAATACTCTTCTGTTTCGCTGGATGTCTTGATTATTATGATCATGGTTATCGCCATCGACTTTTTGGCCAGTACCATTCGAAATCGCGTCATTTAA
- a CDS encoding BglG family transcription antiterminator: MFLDERSATLLKLLQHSSIPSMSEIEDQTGLTRRQIQYSLSKVNDWLEFKNYDPVQYKREIGYFLLDKIGEDEISVKQTKRSYVFSEKDREQVIYLMILLSQELLSVFHFQSTTGVSRNTILNDLQRLKETAKENDLTIHYSKQAGYIITGNSRVKRFVIEQLLHEVLNGSNSQMITQCIWGGFEDRIAAVHQQLENIETQLEITFTDDRLHELAYLFFSADQLISKGEELEQEPSWIPFTETKEYLLIGEMIDTVAFQSQWSQTEKLYATLHLVSMNRTKDRSPLRDDRVFHELLQRVTEEFERLTFVHLQDKEQLCEQLYVHFKPAYYRVQYGFPHVNPMMERVSKIYPELQHLTRKSLRILEKELGLQLPEDEVAYFTIYFGGWLQRQGTRLDDRKKAIVVCPHGIGVSNILNYTLRELFPTILFLDVLSVRDTAAYPLDYDLVFSSVFMRTEANLFVVPPILEERDKQKLNRQVMQELYGYTVPDSDVAGLIKLISKYATINDSTQLEKELQATLYTQAAGTNTHAVKEAEKPVLGELLTTQTLQLKSHSATWQEAIQLAASPLVELGTVEERYVTAMVESIEKNGPYVVITPLVAIPHARPEEGVRSLSMSLLKLEQAVDFAPDKPVQLIIVLAAADSDSHLRALIQLTNLLSEPANIQEMLQATDKDQLLEIIHNYSKEETE; encoded by the coding sequence ATGTTTTTAGATGAAAGAAGTGCCACTTTACTAAAGCTCCTGCAACATTCATCCATTCCTTCAATGAGTGAGATTGAAGATCAAACAGGGCTGACACGCAGACAGATTCAATACAGTTTGAGTAAAGTCAATGATTGGCTTGAATTTAAAAATTATGATCCAGTGCAGTACAAACGGGAAATCGGCTACTTTTTACTCGATAAAATCGGAGAAGATGAAATAAGCGTTAAGCAGACGAAACGGAGTTATGTTTTTTCAGAGAAGGATAGAGAGCAAGTAATTTACTTAATGATTCTGTTGAGCCAGGAACTATTGTCCGTGTTTCATTTTCAATCAACAACTGGAGTTTCAAGAAATACGATATTGAATGACCTGCAGCGTCTGAAAGAAACGGCTAAAGAGAACGATTTAACCATCCATTATTCCAAGCAAGCTGGTTATATCATCACGGGTAATAGTCGGGTAAAACGGTTTGTCATCGAACAACTGCTTCATGAGGTGTTGAATGGTTCGAACAGCCAAATGATTACTCAGTGCATCTGGGGGGGATTTGAAGACCGCATAGCGGCTGTCCATCAGCAATTGGAAAACATTGAAACGCAATTGGAGATCACTTTTACCGATGACCGTCTCCATGAACTTGCGTACCTTTTCTTTTCCGCCGATCAATTAATCAGCAAAGGTGAGGAATTAGAGCAAGAGCCTAGCTGGATCCCATTTACAGAAACAAAGGAATATCTGCTGATTGGCGAAATGATTGATACAGTGGCATTCCAATCTCAATGGAGCCAGACAGAAAAATTGTATGCAACCTTGCATTTAGTCAGCATGAACCGAACAAAAGATCGTTCACCTTTAAGAGATGACCGCGTTTTCCATGAGCTGTTGCAGCGTGTGACAGAAGAGTTTGAACGGTTGACATTTGTCCATCTTCAAGATAAAGAGCAACTTTGTGAACAACTGTATGTTCATTTCAAACCAGCTTATTACCGTGTCCAATATGGATTCCCTCATGTCAATCCTATGATGGAACGTGTGTCCAAAATTTATCCAGAACTTCAGCATTTGACGCGAAAATCCTTAAGGATTCTGGAAAAAGAACTTGGCCTTCAACTGCCGGAAGATGAAGTAGCCTATTTTACGATCTACTTTGGAGGCTGGCTTCAAAGGCAAGGAACTCGTTTGGATGACCGAAAAAAAGCGATTGTCGTTTGCCCTCATGGCATTGGCGTAAGCAATATTCTCAATTATACGCTGCGGGAATTATTTCCGACCATTCTGTTTTTGGATGTGCTGTCCGTCCGGGACACAGCAGCGTATCCACTAGACTATGATCTGGTATTTTCATCGGTCTTTATGAGAACAGAGGCTAACTTGTTTGTAGTCCCGCCAATTCTTGAAGAGCGGGACAAGCAGAAATTGAATAGGCAAGTGATGCAGGAACTATACGGCTACACAGTTCCAGACTCAGATGTTGCAGGATTGATAAAGCTGATTTCTAAATACGCAACGATCAATGACTCGACTCAACTGGAAAAAGAACTGCAGGCAACTTTGTATACTCAAGCAGCAGGAACAAATACACATGCAGTAAAGGAGGCAGAAAAACCTGTGTTAGGAGAACTACTGACTACGCAAACACTTCAATTAAAATCACATTCTGCCACTTGGCAGGAAGCGATTCAACTGGCTGCCAGTCCGCTTGTGGAATTGGGAACCGTTGAAGAGCGATATGTAACAGCCATGGTTGAATCTATTGAGAAGAATGGGCCTTATGTTGTTATCACCCCGCTGGTCGCTATCCCGCATGCACGTCCCGAAGAGGGCGTACGTTCACTATCGATGAGCTTATTGAAGCTTGAACAAGCCGTGGATTTTGCACCAGATAAACCCGTTCAATTGATTATTGTATTAGCTGCTGCTGATAGCGACTCGCACCTGCGAGCCTTGATTCAGCTGACAAATTTACTGAGCGAACCAGCTAATATCCAAGAAATGCTACAAGCGACGGATAAGGATCAACTATTGGAGATCATCCATAACTATTCTAAGGAGGAAACAGAATGA
- the phnC gene encoding phosphonate ABC transporter ATP-binding protein, whose product MIQVKNLSVHYPDTKVKALTDISLSLERGDFVCVLGKSGAGKSTFIRCLNGLQKPTSGQIYFDGKDISAHNEEKLRKVRRETGMIFQHFSLIPRLSVMQNVLTGMFGYRSSFKNLIGWFTADELALAKRVIADVGLSEMAYRKVEQLSGGQKQRVGIARALAQQPKVLLGDEPVASLDPGTSNHIFTLLTEMHERLDLLTIINVHDIELAKRYASRILALKDGKLIFDGPPEDFRDSEYRETYTSNPQTAFFDPGI is encoded by the coding sequence ATGATTCAAGTGAAAAATTTATCTGTACATTATCCGGATACAAAAGTAAAAGCACTGACTGATATCAGCCTGTCTCTTGAAAGAGGCGATTTTGTCTGTGTGCTGGGGAAAAGCGGTGCCGGAAAATCGACGTTTATCCGCTGTCTGAACGGACTGCAAAAACCGACCAGCGGCCAAATTTATTTCGACGGCAAGGACATCTCTGCCCATAATGAAGAAAAACTGCGCAAAGTACGCCGGGAAACCGGCATGATTTTCCAACATTTCAGTCTGATACCCCGTTTGAGTGTCATGCAAAATGTCCTGACTGGGATGTTCGGTTACCGTTCTTCTTTCAAGAACCTAATCGGCTGGTTCACTGCCGATGAGTTGGCTTTGGCTAAACGCGTCATTGCCGATGTCGGCCTGTCAGAAATGGCTTACCGGAAAGTCGAACAGCTGAGCGGCGGTCAAAAACAGCGTGTCGGCATTGCCCGCGCTCTTGCCCAGCAGCCCAAAGTTCTACTTGGAGATGAACCGGTCGCCAGCCTGGATCCCGGCACTTCCAACCACATCTTCACTTTGCTGACAGAAATGCATGAACGTTTGGACTTGTTGACCATTATCAATGTCCACGATATTGAACTGGCAAAACGTTACGCCAGCCGTATCTTAGCCTTGAAAGATGGTAAGCTTATTTTTGATGGTCCACCGGAAGATTTCAGGGATTCCGAATACCGTGAAACTTATACATCCAATCCACAAACCGCATTTTTCGATCCTGGGATATAG
- a CDS encoding polysaccharide deacetylase family protein — protein MYDSTHPQIVTVRQAQSEKSVVLSFDDGPSKVLPQILDILKQQDVPAMFFWQSSLLYPARPWQRVLDEGHIIGTHSMKHRNLVQLSYEQQHQDIRNSMAHIEKTTGTSVVYFRPPYGRFNSNTLKVANALGLTTVMWRIASMDWELKSDPHKIIQYATENLEDGAIILLHELEQTVAILPQLITAIKEQGYGFSLLPTKE, from the coding sequence GTGTACGACTCTACTCACCCGCAAATCGTTACTGTCAGACAAGCACAAAGTGAAAAATCGGTGGTCCTCAGTTTTGACGATGGTCCGAGCAAAGTGCTGCCGCAGATTCTGGACATCCTGAAACAGCAAGATGTGCCGGCTATGTTCTTTTGGCAATCCAGTCTGCTCTATCCGGCTAGACCATGGCAACGTGTGCTTGATGAAGGCCATATCATCGGAACACATTCAATGAAACACCGCAATCTGGTTCAACTGTCATACGAGCAACAGCATCAGGATATACGGAACAGCATGGCACATATCGAAAAAACAACTGGCACATCAGTTGTTTATTTCCGACCTCCTTATGGACGCTTTAACAGCAATACTTTAAAAGTAGCTAATGCACTAGGCTTAACCACTGTCATGTGGCGAATTGCTTCAATGGATTGGGAGCTGAAAAGCGATCCGCACAAAATCATTCAGTATGCCACTGAAAACCTCGAGGACGGTGCCATCATCCTGCTGCATGAATTGGAGCAGACTGTTGCCATCCTTCCTCAACTGATTACGGCCATCAAAGAACAGGGATATGGCTTTTCTCTGTTGCCTACTAAAGAGTAA
- a CDS encoding DinB family protein, whose amino-acid sequence MMSNRYLQNGLQGKYAHYQTDMLFNGLSWEVAGEKPEDSHHSVWELLFHMNYWQDFILAELQEVDPGSPKDPSDSWPGSPFPSSEKEYTETVTQFLKGLGQATQQASKDSLEQGIGGRKRTPADLLMVLINHNSYHGGQVVYARRLIGAWPPPDGDKSGE is encoded by the coding sequence ATGATGAGCAATCGTTATTTGCAGAACGGGCTCCAAGGAAAGTATGCGCATTACCAGACAGATATGTTGTTTAATGGTCTGAGCTGGGAGGTGGCTGGAGAAAAACCGGAGGACAGCCACCATTCAGTATGGGAGCTCTTGTTTCATATGAATTACTGGCAGGATTTCATATTAGCGGAGCTACAGGAAGTAGATCCGGGTAGCCCGAAGGATCCTTCAGATTCTTGGCCGGGCTCTCCGTTTCCTTCAAGTGAAAAAGAATACACGGAAACTGTGACCCAGTTTTTGAAAGGTTTGGGGCAAGCAACGCAGCAAGCGTCAAAAGATTCATTGGAACAAGGAATAGGCGGAAGAAAAAGAACGCCGGCAGATTTGCTGATGGTCCTCATTAATCACAATAGCTATCATGGCGGACAGGTTGTATATGCACGTCGTCTGATCGGTGCCTGGCCACCGCCTGATGGTGATAAAAGCGGTGAATAA
- a CDS encoding CapA family protein → MNPLRKPVFLLLVAATLLLAGCAIDTVTVAEEQQPIVFESRELPVATSPSELSVTRSASLSAVGDILIHERVYRDAQAADGYNFTPMLQRVTPFLETADITIANSESIIGGSEIGLSSYPSFNSPYEVGDALKDAGVDVVTLANNHTLDRGIPAIENAIHYWDQIGMIHTGSYLSADDRSEITLITRNDITFSFLSYTYGTNGIQAPAGKDYLVNRIDPLIIQQDLKRARDVSDVVILSLHFGEEYQKMPNAEQIELAQFSAKNGADVILGHHPHVLQPPEWISTKDGRKAFVIYSLGNFLSGQDELDRQIGAILHLDVKKETTANSSTITLQNPAFTTTFVRSANSKDYEMDLLKNVDSNLNVATKAHLSTWIEDLQFIE, encoded by the coding sequence GTGAATCCCCTTAGAAAACCCGTGTTTTTGTTACTAGTTGCTGCAACGCTTCTACTTGCAGGATGCGCCATCGACACTGTCACCGTTGCCGAAGAACAGCAGCCAATCGTTTTTGAAAGCCGGGAGCTTCCTGTAGCCACTTCCCCTTCAGAGCTGAGTGTGACCCGTTCCGCTTCACTGTCGGCCGTTGGAGATATCTTGATCCATGAACGTGTCTACAGGGATGCTCAAGCTGCAGATGGCTACAATTTCACTCCCATGCTCCAACGAGTCACACCTTTTCTGGAAACCGCGGATATTACTATTGCGAATTCCGAGAGCATCATCGGAGGCAGCGAAATTGGCCTCTCTTCCTACCCTTCTTTCAATAGTCCCTATGAGGTTGGTGATGCTTTGAAGGATGCAGGCGTGGATGTTGTGACACTCGCGAACAACCATACGCTGGACCGAGGAATTCCGGCGATTGAAAATGCTATCCACTATTGGGATCAAATTGGAATGATCCATACCGGATCCTATTTGTCAGCTGATGACCGCTCGGAAATTACGTTGATAACACGCAACGATATCACCTTCTCCTTCTTGTCCTATACCTATGGAACGAACGGAATTCAGGCGCCTGCTGGAAAAGATTATCTGGTTAACCGGATTGATCCCTTAATCATCCAACAGGATTTGAAGCGTGCAAGAGACGTGTCTGACGTAGTCATTTTAAGCCTTCACTTTGGGGAAGAATATCAAAAAATGCCGAATGCCGAGCAAATTGAACTTGCTCAGTTCTCTGCTAAAAATGGAGCCGACGTCATTTTGGGACACCACCCCCATGTATTGCAACCACCTGAATGGATCAGCACAAAAGATGGACGCAAAGCTTTTGTCATTTATTCGCTCGGAAACTTCCTGTCAGGCCAAGATGAGTTAGATCGGCAAATCGGGGCAATTCTACATCTTGACGTCAAAAAAGAGACAACCGCAAATTCAAGTACCATCACCCTGCAAAATCCAGCTTTCACGACGACTTTTGTTAGAAGTGCCAATTCCAAAGATTACGAAATGGATCTCTTGAAGAACGTAGACTCTAACCTAAACGTGGCTACAAAAGCCCATCTATCTACCTGGATCGAAGACCTGCAATTTATCGAATAA
- a CDS encoding EAL domain-containing protein: MMDPLDILENLHKVKPAFQPIISAVKHNVIGYEVLGRFQFEGSWISLGDFFHDSDVPDEYKVEVDQHLLKLAITQMLDSENDGLLFINRNAKQLLINSGEDFLETLKVYAEKGFSMNRIVLEITEHDFDEDFDVLEHLLIYYKTYGIQIAVDHVGAKSSNIDRIHQLRPHILKVDTSFVRNSNPEAFQDVIQILSVLARRIGAKLSYENIEDNYQLYFAWKHGGHYYQGFYLAKPDFELPVNGCIPFDVGEKIKAFVQQEKSMVERRYAFTHRREEKVKKLLSKWKGPETADRFIEAVAEDFKEESFRFYICNSDGQQVSSNFRKYGDRWALETDQIGSHWAFRPYFLENTMQMKTWHKGILSDVYSDIETGEMVRTFSYPLSEDCYLFIDISNDFIIERDYLLFQ, translated from the coding sequence ATGATGGATCCATTAGATATTCTCGAAAATTTACATAAGGTCAAGCCCGCTTTCCAACCGATTATCAGTGCAGTCAAGCATAACGTTATCGGCTATGAAGTTTTGGGGCGATTCCAATTTGAAGGCAGTTGGATTAGCCTCGGCGACTTTTTTCACGACAGCGATGTACCGGATGAATACAAAGTCGAAGTCGATCAACACCTATTGAAACTAGCGATCACCCAAATGCTCGATTCCGAGAATGATGGCTTGCTTTTCATCAACCGCAACGCCAAGCAACTGCTGATCAACAGCGGTGAAGATTTTCTGGAAACCTTGAAGGTATACGCAGAAAAAGGCTTCTCTATGAACAGGATTGTACTGGAAATTACCGAACACGATTTTGATGAAGACTTCGACGTGCTGGAGCATTTATTGATTTACTACAAAACTTACGGCATCCAGATTGCCGTTGATCATGTGGGCGCAAAAAGCTCCAATATCGATCGGATCCACCAGCTTCGACCGCATATTTTAAAAGTCGATACTAGTTTTGTCCGGAATTCCAATCCCGAAGCTTTCCAGGATGTCATCCAAATCTTGTCTGTGCTAGCCCGACGAATTGGCGCCAAACTTTCTTATGAAAACATTGAAGACAATTACCAATTATATTTTGCATGGAAACACGGAGGCCATTATTATCAAGGGTTTTATTTGGCAAAGCCGGATTTTGAACTACCAGTGAACGGTTGCATCCCGTTTGATGTAGGAGAAAAGATCAAAGCTTTTGTCCAGCAGGAAAAATCGATGGTGGAAAGACGCTACGCTTTTACCCATAGACGTGAAGAAAAAGTAAAAAAGTTGCTGTCCAAATGGAAAGGTCCAGAAACCGCAGACCGTTTTATCGAAGCTGTGGCTGAAGATTTTAAAGAAGAAAGTTTCCGCTTTTACATTTGCAATAGCGATGGCCAGCAAGTGTCGTCCAACTTCAGAAAATACGGCGACCGATGGGCTTTAGAGACTGATCAAATCGGTTCGCATTGGGCTTTTCGTCCTTATTTCCTAGAAAACACCATGCAGATGAAAACCTGGCATAAAGGGATTTTGTCAGATGTCTATTCGGATATTGAAACAGGTGAAATGGTTCGTACATTCAGTTATCCTTTATCAGAAGACTGCTATTTATTTATCGATATCAGCAACGATTTTATTATTGAAAGAGATTATTTGCTGTTTCAATGA
- a CDS encoding GtrA family protein — translation MICQLEDPPFRQQLAQQAVADMAELDWASRCRTNSGAVQSASRSESRGVYPSREIRLAGISREQGNVMGGRGKSRTPVQPLQFTAIGISNAAIDIGSLNLPLLLHPTDHGVLLVLSNTIAYCLAMGNSYL, via the coding sequence ATGATTTGTCAGCTAGAAGACCCCCCTTTCCGCCAACAACTGGCACAACAAGCAGTCGCTGACATGGCTGAATTGGACTGGGCTAGCCGCTGCAGAACAAATTCGGGAGCTGTACAGTCAGCTAGCCGAAGCGAAAGCAGAGGAGTCTATCCAAGCCGCGAAATAAGGCTGGCTGGAATTTCCAGAGAACAGGGGAATGTCATGGGAGGCAGAGGAAAATCTCGAACTCCTGTCCAACCCCTTCAATTTACCGCAATCGGTATTTCTAATGCGGCTATAGATATTGGTTCACTCAATTTGCCGTTGCTGCTGCACCCGACTGACCATGGTGTCCTTTTAGTGCTTTCCAATACCATCGCCTATTGCCTAGCAATGGGCAATAGCTATTTGTAA
- a CDS encoding PTS ascorbate transporter subunit IIC, which translates to MLQLIMNDILGTPAILIGLFALVGLLLQRKSSADVVSGTLKTVMGFVIIGAGAAVLIGSLDIFGKMFDHAFNVQGVIPNNEAIVAAAQSEFGTSTALIMVFGMITNILLARITPFKYIFLTGHHTLFMACLLAVTLSVGGLEGAPLIIVGSILLGLCMVLFPALLQPYVRQITGSDDFAVGHFGSIGYFVSANVGKWFGNKEKTTEEIKVPKSLGFLRDTSVAVSLTMTLFFLVVALFAGQEFVETTLSNGSNFLVFSFIQAITFAAGVYIILAGVRMLIAEIVPAFQGIADKLVPNTKPALDVPIVFPFAPNAVIIGFLFSFLAGLLAMFLLPVLELSVIVPGLVPHFFTGAAAGVFGNVTGGRRGAMMGAFANGLIISFIPAILLVLMGDIGFSGTTFGDSDFGVVGILILSIMKLLVFA; encoded by the coding sequence GTGTTACAACTAATCATGAACGACATTTTGGGAACACCCGCTATTTTGATTGGCTTGTTTGCGCTCGTTGGACTATTGCTACAGCGTAAAAGTAGTGCCGATGTAGTATCTGGAACGTTAAAAACAGTCATGGGATTCGTAATTATCGGAGCCGGAGCCGCGGTACTGATTGGCTCTTTGGATATATTCGGTAAAATGTTCGACCACGCGTTCAACGTGCAAGGCGTCATTCCGAACAATGAAGCGATTGTCGCAGCCGCACAAAGTGAGTTCGGGACGTCCACCGCATTGATCATGGTATTTGGGATGATCACCAATATTTTGTTGGCACGCATCACCCCGTTCAAATACATATTTCTTACCGGTCATCACACATTGTTCATGGCATGCCTGCTGGCAGTAACTTTATCAGTGGGGGGACTTGAAGGGGCTCCGTTGATCATTGTCGGCTCTATTCTTCTCGGGTTGTGCATGGTATTGTTTCCGGCACTTCTGCAACCATATGTGCGTCAAATTACAGGCAGTGACGATTTTGCTGTAGGTCATTTTGGCTCAATCGGCTATTTTGTTTCCGCTAATGTTGGTAAATGGTTTGGCAACAAAGAAAAAACGACTGAAGAGATAAAAGTCCCTAAATCGCTAGGCTTTCTAAGAGATACTTCTGTAGCTGTATCTTTGACAATGACGTTGTTCTTTTTAGTTGTCGCTTTGTTTGCCGGACAGGAGTTTGTTGAAACAACACTATCAAACGGCTCAAATTTCTTAGTCTTTTCGTTCATACAAGCGATTACATTTGCTGCGGGTGTTTATATTATCCTCGCGGGTGTAAGAATGCTAATTGCTGAGATTGTTCCTGCTTTCCAAGGGATTGCCGATAAATTGGTACCGAACACGAAACCGGCACTTGATGTTCCAATCGTCTTTCCATTTGCACCTAATGCTGTAATCATCGGTTTTCTGTTCAGCTTTTTAGCTGGATTACTGGCGATGTTCCTTCTTCCGGTTCTCGAGTTGAGTGTCATTGTACCGGGACTGGTCCCGCATTTCTTTACAGGAGCCGCGGCAGGCGTCTTTGGGAATGTAACGGGCGGGCGGCGCGGTGCGATGATGGGTGCGTTTGCCAATGGATTGATCATCAGTTTTATCCCTGCTATCTTATTAGTCTTGATGGGCGATATCGGATTCTCTGGAACGACTTTCGGTGACTCTGATTTTGGTGTTGTCGGCATTCTGATTTTGAGCATTATGAAGCTTTTAGTATTTGCATGA
- a CDS encoding YidH family protein — translation MSRQSYRKEKNQLIYTQQHLANERTYLAWIRTVISIVGVGFLATSLHFTMGVTRNTFVDLFTVALGIFACIFGLTVIFSATQNYKKKRQQIINDTFTPSNMHITLISSMLAVIIIMVIIYFFMIM, via the coding sequence ATGTCGCGGCAGTCCTATCGCAAAGAAAAAAATCAGCTAATTTATACACAGCAACACCTCGCCAATGAGCGCACCTATCTGGCTTGGATCCGCACTGTCATCTCGATTGTTGGGGTCGGTTTTCTGGCGACCAGCCTGCATTTTACAATGGGCGTCACACGCAATACCTTTGTTGATCTTTTCACTGTCGCACTTGGTATTTTTGCCTGTATTTTCGGGCTGACTGTTATTTTTTCAGCAACCCAAAACTATAAAAAGAAGCGCCAGCAAATCATCAATGACACTTTCACACCATCGAATATGCACATCACTTTGATTTCTTCGATGCTTGCCGTAATAATCATCATGGTCATCATCTACTTTTTCATGATTATGTAA